In Clarias gariepinus isolate MV-2021 ecotype Netherlands chromosome 1, CGAR_prim_01v2, whole genome shotgun sequence, one DNA window encodes the following:
- the LOC128524696 gene encoding butyrophilin subfamily 1 member A1-like, whose product MESHSEQLKVVGPEASLDAVAGENLVLPCFIKPNTSAVDMTVEWLRLEEMPLLVHRYRDHADRYEKQTPSYRGRTSLFKEELQKGNASLELSPVRVSDEGKYKCLIEDKSWYDDIIVHIRVEAQGSHPVITMESYDNSGGVNLVCESRGWNPEPVVLWLNKEGDTLPAEETQIHRETEGFSVKRRITVHDYSDSNRFYCRLQQKHHMIEAEVIINGKVFEAWKWDVGISVSACLITLGAIITAVICYKKGNLKIPL is encoded by the exons ATGGAATCTCATTCAG aGCAATTAAAGGTGGTTGGGCCAGAAGCTTCTCTTGATGCTGTAGCTGGTGAAAATCTGGTCCTTCCTTGTTTCATCAAACCCAACACCAGTGCTGTGGACATGACAGTGGAGTGGCTGAGGCTAGAGGAAATGCCCTTATTAGTGCATCGCTACAGGGATCATGCAGACAGATATGAAAAGCAGACTCCATCATACAGAGGAAGAACATCACTGTTCAAAGAAGAGCTACAGAAAGGCAACGCTTCACTCGAACTCTCACCTGTCCGAGTTTCTGATGAAGGAAAATATAAGTGTCTCATTGAGGACAAATCCTGGTATGATGACATCATTGTTCACATCAGGGTTGAGG CTCAGGGAAGCCACCCAGTCATCACGATGGAGAGTTATGATAACTCAGGAGGGGTTAATCTAGTGTGTGAGTCCAGAGGCTGGAATCCTGAACCTGTGGTTCTGTGGCTGAATAAAGAAGGAGACACTCTACCAGCTGAAGAGACACAgatacacagagagactgagggctTCAGTGTGAAACGCCGCATCACTGTTCATGATTATAGTGACTCCAACAGATTTTACTGCCGACTTCAACAAAAACATCACATGATAGAAGCAGAGGTCATTATTAATG GTAAAGTCTTTGAGGCTTGGAAGTGGGACGTCGGCATTTCAGTGTCAGCATGTCTTATTACTCTCGGAGCAATAATAACTGCAGTTATCTGTTACAAGAAAGGTAATCTTAAAATTCCTTTATAA